A portion of the Streptomyces erythrochromogenes genome contains these proteins:
- a CDS encoding YceD family protein, translated as MLPVSGGIFDLQRSVKAGTALNTRLDHRNPLVFDTHELGRRPGAMQRLSREIDAPADLGLADVIGVPEGAPVKLNLRLESVMEGVLVTGTVRASATGECVRCLETVERELKADFQEMFSYPDADDRGRAKAEPADDAEDDEDTLFLEDGLFDLEPVLRDAVVLALPMQPVCREDCLGLCPECGAGLNDDPDHHHDAVDIRWAALQGLVTDQGDEKDNMSGTASDGVQSAAEKQEK; from the coding sequence ATGCTGCCCGTGAGCGGCGGAATCTTTGATCTTCAGCGATCTGTGAAAGCAGGAACGGCCCTGAACACCCGCCTCGACCACCGCAACCCCCTCGTGTTCGACACGCACGAGCTGGGTCGGCGTCCTGGTGCCATGCAGCGGTTGTCCCGTGAGATCGACGCACCGGCCGACCTCGGTCTGGCCGACGTGATCGGAGTGCCGGAAGGCGCCCCGGTGAAGCTCAACCTCCGCCTCGAGTCGGTCATGGAAGGGGTGCTCGTCACAGGCACCGTCCGTGCATCGGCGACGGGGGAGTGCGTAAGGTGTCTGGAGACCGTCGAGCGTGAGCTCAAGGCGGACTTCCAGGAGATGTTCTCGTACCCTGACGCCGACGACCGGGGCCGCGCCAAAGCGGAGCCGGCCGACGACGCCGAGGACGACGAGGACACGCTCTTCCTCGAGGACGGTTTGTTCGACCTCGAACCCGTGCTGCGGGACGCGGTGGTGCTCGCACTGCCGATGCAGCCGGTGTGCCGGGAGGACTGTCTCGGACTGTGCCCTGAATGCGGGGCCGGCCTGAACGACGACCCGGACCACCACCACGACGCCGTCGACATCCGTTGGGCGGCATTGCAGGGACTCGTCACCGATCAGGGCGATGAGAAGGACAACATGAGCGGCACTGCGTCTGACGGAGTTCAGAGCGCCGCCGAGAAGCAGGAGAAGTAG
- a CDS encoding ATP synthase subunit B family protein: MDVQKKLDEIVAAVGGARSMPMSASCVINRAELLAQLEEVRQALPGSLAQAQELIGGREQMVEDARREAERIIDAAHNQRGSLIADTEIARRSQAEADRILEEARREAEEIRAEADDYVDSKLANFEVVLTKTIGSVDRGREKLLGRGPGLDEDGYPDADAPERSHDPETQRQQADAYVDTKLATFEAVLSKTLEAVGRGRQKLLGRVPTDDLGVHMAAQDAAGGQSSRSASDSDFLAGLAEPEPARVQAPIPAQPELLYDSYAYQQPAAQQQDAYSYQDPYGGYQQQPDPYSAYQQQPDPYAAYQQPQQAQHPQQAQQPSLDETSFFDTSMINLDQLRQYEQGR; the protein is encoded by the coding sequence ATGGACGTGCAGAAGAAGCTCGACGAGATCGTCGCGGCCGTCGGCGGCGCCCGCTCCATGCCCATGTCGGCCTCCTGCGTGATCAACCGCGCCGAGCTGCTCGCCCAGCTGGAAGAGGTCCGCCAGGCGCTCCCCGGCTCGCTCGCACAGGCCCAGGAGCTCATCGGCGGCCGGGAGCAGATGGTCGAGGACGCCCGCCGGGAGGCGGAGCGGATCATCGACGCGGCCCACAACCAGCGCGGTTCGCTGATCGCCGACACCGAGATCGCACGGCGCTCCCAGGCCGAGGCGGACCGCATCCTGGAGGAGGCCCGCCGGGAGGCCGAGGAGATCCGGGCCGAGGCCGACGACTACGTCGACAGCAAGCTCGCGAACTTCGAGGTCGTGCTGACCAAGACGATCGGCTCGGTGGACCGGGGCCGGGAGAAGCTGCTGGGCCGCGGCCCGGGCCTGGACGAGGACGGCTACCCGGACGCGGACGCGCCCGAGCGCAGCCACGACCCCGAGACGCAGCGGCAGCAGGCGGACGCCTACGTGGACACCAAGCTCGCGACCTTCGAGGCGGTGCTCTCCAAGACCCTGGAGGCCGTGGGCCGCGGCCGCCAGAAGCTGCTCGGCCGGGTCCCGACGGACGACCTGGGCGTGCACATGGCGGCCCAGGACGCGGCGGGGGGCCAGTCCTCCCGCTCCGCGAGCGACTCGGACTTCCTGGCGGGCCTCGCGGAACCGGAGCCCGCGCGCGTGCAGGCGCCGATCCCGGCCCAGCCGGAGCTCCTGTACGACTCGTACGCCTACCAGCAGCCCGCGGCCCAGCAGCAGGACGCCTACTCCTACCAGGACCCGTACGGGGGCTACCAGCAGCAGCCGGACCCGTACTCGGCCTACCAGCAGCAGCCCGACCCGTACGCCGCCTACCAGCAGCCGCAGCAGGCCCAGCACCCGCAGCAGGCCCAGCAGCCCTCGCTCGACGAAACCAGCTTCTTCGACACGAGCATGATCAACCTGGACCAGCTGCGCCAGTACGAACAGGGCCGCTGA
- the coaD gene encoding pantetheine-phosphate adenylyltransferase, producing the protein MRRAVCPGSFDPIHNGHLDIIGRASRLYDVVHVAVGINESKQGLFTVEERIELIREATADYGNVQVEAFRGLLVDFCKQRDIPAIVKGLRAVSDFDYELQMAQMNLGLSGVETLFVPTIPSYSFLSSSLVKEVATWGGDVAHLLPEHVHTALLERLRER; encoded by the coding sequence TTGCGCCGCGCCGTCTGTCCGGGGTCCTTCGATCCCATCCACAACGGACACCTCGACATCATCGGACGCGCCTCCAGGCTGTACGACGTCGTGCACGTCGCCGTGGGGATCAACGAGTCGAAGCAGGGCCTCTTCACCGTCGAGGAGCGGATCGAGCTGATCCGCGAGGCGACGGCGGACTACGGCAACGTCCAGGTGGAGGCCTTCCGCGGACTGCTCGTCGACTTCTGCAAGCAGCGGGACATCCCGGCCATCGTCAAGGGCCTGCGCGCGGTCAGCGACTTCGACTACGAGCTCCAGATGGCCCAGATGAACCTGGGCCTGTCGGGCGTCGAGACGCTGTTCGTCCCGACCATCCCCTCCTACAGCTTTCTGTCCTCCTCGCTGGTCAAGGAGGTCGCGACCTGGGGCGGAGACGTCGCCCACCTGCTGCCGGAGCACGTGCACACGGCGCTCCTGGAGCGGCTGCGCGAGCGCTGA
- the rsmD gene encoding 16S rRNA (guanine(966)-N(2))-methyltransferase RsmD has translation MTRVIAGSAGGRRLAVPPGTGTRPTSDRMREGLFSTWESLHGVEGARVLDLYGGSGAVGLEALSRGADHALLVEADPKAAKAIRDNIRTLGLPGAEFRAGKAEQIVAARAGGHPYDVVFLDPPYAVDSADLREILLTLRSNGWITDDALVTVERSTRSGAFPWPEGFEPLRSRKYGEGTLWYGRAAFTSEDS, from the coding sequence ATGACCCGCGTGATCGCCGGCAGCGCCGGCGGGCGACGGCTGGCCGTGCCCCCCGGCACCGGCACCCGGCCGACCTCGGACCGGATGCGCGAAGGCCTCTTCTCCACCTGGGAGTCGCTGCACGGGGTCGAAGGGGCCCGGGTGCTCGACCTGTACGGCGGCTCCGGCGCCGTCGGCCTGGAAGCCCTCTCCCGGGGCGCGGACCACGCCCTCCTGGTCGAGGCGGACCCCAAGGCCGCCAAGGCGATCCGGGACAACATCAGGACGCTGGGCCTGCCCGGCGCCGAATTCCGGGCCGGCAAGGCCGAGCAGATCGTGGCGGCCCGCGCGGGCGGGCACCCGTACGACGTCGTCTTCCTGGACCCGCCGTACGCCGTGGACAGCGCGGACCTGCGGGAGATCCTGCTCACACTCCGGTCCAATGGCTGGATCACGGACGACGCGCTCGTCACCGTGGAGCGCAGCACCAGGAGCGGCGCCTTCCCGTGGCCCGAGGGCTTCGAGCCGCTCCGGTCGCGCAAGTACGGCGAGGGCACCCTTTGGTACGGCCGCGCCGCTTTCACCAGCGAAGACTCATGA
- the recG gene encoding ATP-dependent DNA helicase RecG: MEHVPALDEDLKKTLGPATAKVLAEQLGLHTALDLLHHYPRRYAERGELTSLAELADQIDEHVTVVAQVADARVLTFNGGRGKRLEVTITDGSGRLQLVFFGAGVHKPHKELLPGSRAMFAGKVSKFNHKLQLAHPAYEPLGADASDRDAATAFANQLIPIYPACAKLESWKIAKCVDAVLPSAQEAVDPLPPALREGRGLVPLTEALLKIHRPATKADIEDARQRLKWDEAFVLQVALARRRHADAQLPAVPRRPAPGGLLDAFDAKLPFTLTEGQQKVSKEIFDDLATSHPMHRLLQGEVGSGKTMVALRAMLAVVDSGGQAAMLAPTEVLAQQHHRSIVEMMGELAEGGMLGGSDQGTKVVLLTGSMGMPARRQALLDLVTGEAGIVIGTHALIEDKVQFHDLGLVVVDEQHRFGVEQRDALRSKGKQPPHLLVMTATPIPRTVAMTVFGDLETSVLDQLPAGRSPIATHVVPAKDKPHFLARAWERVREEVEKGHQAYVVCPRIGDGEDDPKKKQAAEEADRRPPLAVLEIAEQLGRGPLAGLRVEVLHGRMDPADKDDVMRRFAAGEVKVLVATTVIEVGVNVPNSTVMVIMDADRFGVSQLHQLRGRVGRGSAPGLCLLVSEMHEASPARARLAAVAATLDGFELSRIDLEQRREGDVLGQAQSGVRSSLRMLAVIDDEEVIAQAREEATRVVAEDPALERLPGLRTALDALLDTEREQYLEKG; this comes from the coding sequence ATGGAACACGTGCCCGCGCTCGACGAAGACCTCAAGAAGACGCTCGGTCCCGCCACCGCCAAGGTGCTGGCCGAGCAGCTCGGCCTGCACACGGCCCTGGACCTGCTCCACCACTACCCGAGGCGGTACGCCGAGCGCGGTGAGCTGACCTCGCTGGCCGAGCTCGCCGACCAGATCGACGAGCACGTGACCGTCGTCGCGCAGGTCGCCGACGCCCGCGTCCTGACCTTCAACGGGGGCCGGGGCAAGCGGCTGGAGGTGACCATCACCGACGGCAGCGGCCGCCTCCAGCTGGTCTTCTTCGGTGCCGGGGTCCACAAGCCGCACAAGGAACTGCTCCCCGGCAGCCGCGCGATGTTCGCCGGCAAGGTCTCCAAGTTCAACCACAAGCTCCAGCTCGCGCACCCGGCGTACGAGCCGCTCGGCGCCGACGCCTCCGACCGGGACGCCGCCACCGCCTTCGCCAACCAGCTCATCCCGATCTACCCGGCCTGCGCGAAGCTGGAGTCCTGGAAGATCGCCAAGTGCGTGGACGCCGTGCTGCCCAGCGCCCAGGAGGCCGTGGACCCGCTGCCGCCGGCCCTGCGCGAGGGCCGCGGGCTCGTACCGCTCACCGAGGCCCTGCTGAAGATCCACCGGCCGGCCACCAAGGCCGACATCGAAGACGCCCGCCAACGCCTGAAGTGGGACGAGGCCTTCGTCCTGCAGGTCGCCCTGGCCCGCCGCCGCCACGCCGACGCCCAGCTCCCGGCCGTCCCGCGCCGCCCCGCCCCCGGCGGGCTGCTCGACGCCTTCGACGCCAAGCTCCCCTTCACCCTCACCGAGGGCCAGCAGAAGGTCTCGAAGGAGATCTTCGACGACCTCGCCACCAGCCACCCCATGCACCGCCTCCTCCAGGGCGAGGTCGGAAGCGGGAAGACGATGGTGGCCCTGCGGGCGATGCTGGCCGTCGTGGACTCCGGCGGGCAGGCGGCGATGCTCGCGCCGACCGAGGTGCTCGCCCAGCAGCACCACCGCTCCATCGTCGAGATGATGGGCGAACTGGCCGAGGGCGGCATGCTCGGCGGATCCGACCAGGGCACCAAGGTCGTGCTGCTCACCGGGTCCATGGGGATGCCGGCGCGCCGCCAGGCCCTGCTCGACCTGGTCACCGGCGAGGCCGGGATCGTCATCGGCACGCACGCCCTGATCGAGGACAAGGTGCAGTTCCACGACCTCGGCCTGGTCGTCGTGGACGAACAGCACCGCTTCGGCGTGGAGCAGCGAGACGCGCTCCGGTCCAAGGGCAAGCAGCCCCCGCACCTGCTGGTGATGACCGCCACCCCGATCCCGCGCACCGTCGCCATGACCGTCTTCGGCGACCTGGAGACCTCCGTCCTGGACCAGCTGCCCGCCGGGCGCTCGCCGATCGCCACCCACGTGGTGCCGGCCAAGGACAAGCCGCACTTCCTCGCCCGGGCCTGGGAGCGGGTCCGCGAGGAGGTGGAGAAGGGCCACCAGGCGTACGTGGTCTGCCCGCGCATCGGCGACGGGGAGGACGACCCCAAGAAGAAGCAGGCGGCCGAGGAGGCCGACAGGCGGCCGCCGCTCGCGGTCCTGGAGATCGCCGAGCAGCTCGGCCGCGGACCGCTGGCCGGGCTGCGCGTCGAGGTGCTGCACGGCCGGATGGACCCCGCCGACAAGGACGACGTCATGCGCCGGTTCGCGGCCGGCGAGGTGAAGGTGCTGGTCGCCACCACCGTCATCGAGGTCGGCGTGAACGTCCCCAACTCCACCGTCATGGTGATCATGGACGCTGACCGGTTCGGCGTCTCCCAGCTCCACCAGCTGCGCGGCCGCGTCGGCCGCGGCTCCGCCCCCGGCCTGTGCCTGCTGGTCAGCGAGATGCACGAGGCGAGCCCCGCCAGGGCCCGGCTCGCCGCCGTCGCCGCCACCCTCGACGGCTTCGAGCTCTCCCGGATCGACCTGGAACAGCGGCGCGAGGGCGACGTCCTGGGCCAGGCCCAGTCGGGGGTGCGCTCCTCGCTGCGCATGCTCGCCGTCATCGACGACGAGGAGGTCATCGCCCAGGCCCGGGAGGAGGCCACCCGCGTGGTGGCCGAGGACCCCGCGCTGGAGCGGCTGCCGGGCCTGCGGACCGCGCTGGACGCCCTGCTCGACACCGAGCGCGAGCAGTACCTGGAGAAGGGCTGA
- a CDS encoding DAK2 domain-containing protein — protein MPHEPQPQPADELDAEAVRTWSSLALAALGRAREDIDAINVYPVADADTGTNLYLTAESADRALAETFDSAARAAAAPTSLPEAVRAWAHGALVGARGNSGTILAQLLRGVADVLGAEPEGRQSGPGGLLAHALTRAAEEAYAAVAHPVEGTMLTVAGAAARAGEAASAAAGTAADVARAAYDAARAALAETPGQLAALGRAGVVDAGGCGLVAVLGALWQALSGQEPAAEPVAGRTAVPAARPDDPCEQHEDGPAYEVIYLLEASEAAVAELRARLDGLGDSLVVVGGDGLWNVHVHVDDPGAAVEAGVVAGRPYRIRITHFGDERRRGRGERAQRAVVAVVPGEGLAGLCAEAGATTVLVRPGEVPATAELLDAVRRAHAREVVLLPGGTELRAAAATAAEQARAEGVRVAVIPTRSAVQGLAALAVHDPDGSFDEDVVAMTAAAGATRYGELAVAERQSFTSAGICQAGDVLGLIDGDVAVIGAGLTETAEAVLDRMLGSGGELVTLVLGPEVPDAVAERLEAYVQSGHLAVDTVTYRGGRYSAPLLIGVE, from the coding sequence GTGCCGCACGAGCCGCAGCCGCAGCCCGCCGACGAGCTCGACGCCGAGGCCGTGCGCACCTGGAGCTCGCTCGCCCTGGCCGCACTGGGCCGGGCCCGCGAGGACATCGACGCGATCAACGTATACCCGGTCGCCGACGCGGACACCGGCACCAACCTCTACCTCACCGCAGAGTCGGCCGACCGCGCGCTGGCCGAGACCTTCGACAGCGCCGCCCGCGCCGCCGCGGCACCGACCTCCCTGCCCGAGGCCGTACGGGCATGGGCGCACGGCGCGCTCGTCGGGGCGCGCGGTAACTCCGGGACGATCCTCGCGCAGCTGCTGCGCGGGGTGGCCGACGTACTCGGCGCCGAGCCCGAAGGCCGGCAGAGCGGCCCCGGCGGGCTGCTGGCGCACGCGCTCACCCGGGCCGCGGAGGAGGCGTACGCGGCCGTCGCGCACCCGGTGGAGGGCACCATGCTCACCGTCGCGGGCGCCGCCGCGCGGGCCGGCGAAGCGGCCTCGGCGGCCGCCGGCACCGCGGCCGACGTGGCCCGCGCCGCCTACGACGCCGCCCGCGCCGCACTCGCCGAGACTCCCGGGCAGCTCGCCGCGCTCGGCCGGGCCGGGGTGGTCGACGCCGGCGGCTGCGGACTGGTCGCCGTCCTCGGCGCCCTCTGGCAGGCGCTGTCCGGGCAGGAGCCGGCCGCCGAACCCGTGGCCGGCCGGACCGCGGTGCCCGCCGCGCGGCCGGACGACCCGTGCGAGCAGCACGAGGACGGGCCCGCGTACGAGGTCATCTACCTGCTGGAGGCCTCGGAGGCGGCGGTCGCGGAACTGCGCGCCCGGCTCGACGGCCTAGGCGACTCCCTGGTCGTGGTCGGCGGCGACGGGCTGTGGAACGTCCACGTCCATGTCGACGACCCCGGCGCGGCCGTGGAGGCGGGGGTCGTCGCAGGGCGGCCGTACCGGATACGGATCACGCACTTCGGCGACGAGCGCCGCCGCGGCCGCGGCGAGCGCGCCCAGCGTGCCGTGGTCGCCGTGGTTCCCGGCGAGGGACTGGCGGGCCTGTGCGCCGAGGCCGGCGCGACCACCGTGCTCGTGCGCCCCGGCGAGGTCCCGGCCACCGCCGAACTCCTCGACGCCGTCCGCCGCGCCCACGCCCGCGAGGTGGTGCTCCTGCCGGGCGGCACGGAACTGCGCGCGGCGGCGGCCACGGCCGCCGAACAGGCCCGCGCCGAGGGCGTGCGGGTCGCCGTGATCCCCACCCGCTCCGCCGTCCAGGGCCTGGCCGCGCTCGCCGTGCACGACCCGGACGGCAGCTTCGACGAGGACGTGGTGGCCATGACCGCGGCCGCCGGCGCCACCCGCTACGGGGAACTGGCCGTCGCCGAGCGCCAGTCCTTCACCTCGGCCGGCATCTGCCAGGCCGGCGACGTGCTCGGCCTCATCGACGGCGACGTCGCCGTGATCGGCGCGGGTCTGACCGAGACCGCCGAGGCGGTGCTGGACCGGATGCTGGGCTCCGGCGGCGAACTGGTCACCCTGGTCCTCGGACCGGAGGTGCCCGACGCCGTCGCCGAGCGCCTGGAGGCCTACGTGCAGTCCGGCCACCTGGCCGTGGACACCGTCACCTACCGGGGCGGCCGGTACTCGGCGCCGCTGCTCATCGGGGTGGAATAG
- the rpmB gene encoding 50S ribosomal protein L28 produces MAANCDVCAKGPSFGNNISHSHRRTSRRWNPNIQRVRAVVNGTPKRLNACTSCIKAGKVSR; encoded by the coding sequence GTGGCTGCCAACTGCGACGTTTGCGCCAAGGGGCCGAGCTTCGGCAACAACATCTCCCACTCGCACCGCCGCACCTCGCGTCGCTGGAACCCGAACATCCAGCGCGTTCGTGCCGTGGTCAATGGGACGCCGAAGCGCCTCAACGCCTGCACCTCGTGCATCAAGGCCGGCAAGGTCTCGCGCTGA
- the thiD gene encoding bifunctional hydroxymethylpyrimidine kinase/phosphomethylpyrimidine kinase produces MNTAPPLCLTVAGSDSGGGAGIQADLKTMLALGVHGMSVVTAVTAQNSLGVRGAWELPAEAVTAQYRAVVDDIGVHAVKTGMLSSAVLVETVAALLADTAAPAVVDPVGVSKHGDALLAASALDAVRTELLPRATVATPNLDEVAQLTGIVVETEDDMRRAADAILGHGPRWALIKGGHLAAHGEEAVDLLTDGTGERWLRAPRHSNRHTHGTGCTLASAIAAGLAKGLAVPEAVTAAKEYVTGGIAAGFALGGGIGPVDHAWRLR; encoded by the coding sequence GTGAACACGGCGCCGCCGCTGTGCCTGACCGTCGCCGGATCGGACTCCGGCGGCGGCGCGGGCATCCAGGCCGACCTCAAGACCATGCTGGCGCTCGGCGTCCACGGCATGAGCGTGGTGACCGCCGTGACCGCGCAGAACTCACTCGGGGTACGGGGAGCCTGGGAGCTGCCCGCCGAGGCCGTCACGGCCCAGTACCGGGCCGTCGTGGACGACATAGGGGTGCACGCCGTGAAGACCGGCATGCTCTCCTCCGCCGTTCTGGTGGAGACCGTGGCCGCGCTGCTGGCCGACACCGCGGCCCCGGCCGTCGTGGACCCCGTCGGCGTCTCCAAGCACGGGGACGCCCTGCTCGCCGCCTCGGCGCTGGACGCCGTACGCACGGAACTGCTGCCGCGGGCCACCGTGGCCACGCCCAACCTGGACGAGGTCGCCCAGCTCACCGGCATCGTCGTGGAGACCGAGGACGACATGCGCCGGGCCGCCGACGCGATCCTCGGCCACGGGCCCCGCTGGGCGCTGATCAAGGGCGGCCACCTCGCGGCGCACGGCGAGGAGGCCGTGGACCTGCTCACCGACGGCACCGGGGAGCGGTGGCTGCGCGCCCCGCGCCACTCCAACCGGCACACCCACGGCACGGGCTGCACCCTCGCCAGCGCCATCGCGGCCGGCCTGGCCAAGGGCCTCGCCGTCCCGGAGGCCGTCACGGCCGCCAAGGAGTACGTGACGGGCGGCATCGCCGCCGGCTTCGCACTCGGCGGGGGCATCGGCCCGGTGGATCACGCCTGGCGGCTGCGCTGA
- a CDS encoding thiamine-phosphate kinase: MKGTVGELGEFGLIRELTSRLTTTPAVRLGPGDDAAVVSAPDRRVVASTDILLEGRHFRRDWSTAYDVGRKAAAQNLADIAAMGAVPTALLLGLVVPAELPVTWPTELMDGIRDECQVAGAAVVGGDVVRGDTITVSITALGDLRNHEPVLRSGAQPGDVVAVTGWLGWSAAGYAVLSRGFRSPRAFVEAHRRPEPPYHAGPAAAGLGASAMTDVSDGLIADLGHIAEASKVRIDLRSAAVDIPTQMHDIGQAVGVDPLQWVLTGGEDHAIVATFPPDVKLPARWKVIGEVLNRSALPQVTVDGAPWTSTGGWDHFGADPAAQDGTQ; the protein is encoded by the coding sequence ATGAAGGGCACTGTCGGCGAGCTGGGGGAGTTCGGGCTGATCAGGGAGCTCACCTCACGGCTCACCACCACCCCGGCGGTCCGGCTCGGACCCGGCGACGACGCCGCCGTGGTGTCGGCGCCCGACCGGAGGGTCGTGGCGAGCACCGACATCCTGCTGGAGGGCCGGCACTTCCGGCGCGACTGGTCCACGGCCTACGACGTGGGCCGCAAGGCGGCCGCGCAGAACCTGGCGGACATCGCGGCCATGGGAGCGGTGCCGACCGCGCTGCTGCTCGGCCTCGTCGTACCCGCCGAACTCCCGGTGACCTGGCCCACCGAGCTCATGGACGGCATCCGCGACGAGTGCCAGGTCGCCGGTGCCGCCGTGGTCGGCGGGGACGTGGTCCGTGGAGACACCATCACCGTCTCCATCACCGCCCTCGGCGACCTGCGCAACCACGAGCCCGTCCTGCGCTCCGGCGCACAGCCCGGCGACGTCGTCGCCGTCACCGGCTGGCTCGGCTGGTCGGCGGCCGGCTACGCAGTGCTCTCGCGCGGCTTCCGCTCCCCGCGGGCCTTCGTCGAGGCCCATCGGCGCCCCGAGCCGCCGTACCACGCAGGCCCCGCGGCCGCCGGGCTCGGCGCCAGCGCCATGACCGACGTCAGCGACGGCCTGATCGCCGACCTCGGGCACATCGCCGAGGCCAGCAAGGTACGGATCGACCTGCGCTCGGCCGCCGTCGACATCCCGACCCAGATGCACGACATCGGGCAGGCCGTGGGCGTGGACCCGCTCCAGTGGGTGCTCACCGGGGGAGAGGACCACGCGATCGTGGCGACCTTCCCGCCCGACGTGAAGCTCCCCGCCCGCTGGAAGGTCATCGGCGAGGTCCTCAACCGCTCCGCGCTGCCCCAGGTGACCGTCGACGGCGCGCCCTGGACCAGCACGGGCGGCTGGGACCACTTCGGGGCCGACCCGGCCGCCCAGGACGGCACGCAGTGA
- a CDS encoding Lrp/AsnC family transcriptional regulator, translating into MVQAYILIQTEVGKASFVAESIGQIPGVIQAEDVTGPYDVIVRAQADTVDELGRMVVAKVQQVEGITRTLTCPVVHL; encoded by the coding sequence GTGGTACAGGCGTACATCCTTATCCAGACCGAAGTGGGCAAGGCGTCGTTCGTCGCCGAGTCCATCGGCCAGATCCCGGGGGTGATCCAGGCCGAGGACGTGACGGGTCCGTACGACGTGATCGTGCGCGCCCAGGCCGACACCGTGGACGAGCTCGGCCGCATGGTCGTGGCCAAGGTCCAGCAGGTGGAGGGGATCACCCGCACCCTGACCTGCCCGGTGGTCCATCTGTAG
- a CDS encoding DUF3515 domain-containing protein, with protein sequence MSLHRRPVRVLAMPVALAVSAMAACSPGGSEARVEPPPAPPGNVAGFCAALHKELPETVAGLARTRTEPESDLTASWGGSAIVLRCGIPRPPEMLDPKQGGVDVNGVSWLLEKRGDGGFRFTTGMRLAYTEVRVDKEHATDAGMLVGLSTAIAATVPAGIASY encoded by the coding sequence ATGTCCCTCCACCGCCGGCCCGTCCGTGTCCTGGCCATGCCCGTCGCCCTGGCCGTGTCCGCCATGGCGGCGTGCTCCCCGGGCGGTTCCGAGGCCCGGGTGGAACCGCCCCCCGCGCCGCCGGGCAATGTCGCGGGGTTCTGTGCGGCACTGCACAAGGAGCTCCCGGAGACGGTGGCCGGCCTGGCACGGACCCGGACCGAACCGGAGTCCGACCTGACCGCCTCCTGGGGCGGCTCGGCGATCGTACTGCGGTGCGGTATCCCCAGACCCCCCGAGATGCTGGATCCGAAGCAGGGGGGCGTCGACGTGAACGGCGTGTCCTGGCTGCTGGAGAAGCGTGGCGACGGCGGATTCCGTTTCACCACCGGGATGCGGCTGGCTTACACGGAGGTCCGGGTCGACAAGGAGCATGCCACGGACGCGGGGATGCTCGTCGGTCTGTCCACGGCGATCGCCGCGACCGTGCCCGCGGGCATCGCCTCCTACTGA
- a CDS encoding D-alanine--D-alanine ligase family protein — MSSENLPQTPEQQGRKPRVAVVFGGRSSEHAISVVTAGAVLRSIDRSKYEVLPIGITTDGRWALTADEPARMAIADRRLPSVEELAESEDGAVVLSVDPASRQVVYTEPGAVPKALGEVDVVFPVLHGPYGEDGTLQGLLELSGIPYVGSGVLASAVGQDKDYMKRVFTSFGLSVGPYVTIRPREWEADRDAATARILDFAAEHGWPLFVKPARAGSSIGITKVDDASGLEAAVKEARRHDPKIIVEALLRGREIECGVLEFEDGPRASVPAEIPPVSSHDFYDFEAKYIDSASGIVPAPLTPEQTAEVQRLAIEAFEAASCEGLVRADFFLTEDGDFVINEINTMPGFTPISMYPLMWEKTGIAYPELVDRLIQAALRRSTGLR; from the coding sequence ATGAGCAGCGAGAACCTCCCCCAGACCCCTGAGCAGCAGGGCCGCAAGCCCCGCGTGGCCGTCGTGTTCGGCGGCCGCAGCTCGGAACACGCCATCTCGGTCGTCACGGCGGGCGCCGTACTGCGCTCCATCGACCGGTCCAAGTACGAGGTGCTGCCCATCGGCATCACCACGGACGGCCGGTGGGCGCTGACCGCCGACGAGCCCGCGCGGATGGCCATCGCAGACCGCAGGCTCCCGAGCGTCGAGGAGCTCGCCGAGTCCGAGGACGGCGCCGTCGTGCTCTCGGTCGACCCGGCCAGCCGCCAGGTCGTCTACACCGAGCCGGGCGCCGTCCCGAAGGCCCTGGGCGAGGTCGACGTCGTCTTCCCCGTGCTGCACGGCCCCTACGGCGAGGACGGCACCCTCCAGGGCCTCCTGGAGCTCTCCGGCATCCCGTACGTCGGCTCGGGCGTCCTCGCCTCGGCCGTCGGGCAGGACAAGGACTACATGAAGCGGGTGTTCACGTCCTTCGGGCTGAGCGTCGGCCCGTACGTGACCATCCGCCCCCGCGAGTGGGAAGCCGACCGGGACGCCGCCACGGCCCGCATCCTGGACTTCGCCGCCGAGCACGGCTGGCCGCTCTTCGTGAAGCCCGCCCGCGCCGGCTCCTCGATCGGCATCACCAAGGTCGACGACGCCTCCGGCCTGGAGGCCGCCGTCAAGGAGGCCCGCCGCCACGACCCGAAGATCATCGTGGAGGCGCTGCTGCGCGGCCGCGAGATCGAGTGCGGCGTCCTGGAGTTCGAGGACGGGCCGCGCGCGAGCGTGCCCGCCGAGATCCCGCCGGTGTCCAGCCACGACTTCTACGACTTCGAGGCGAAGTACATCGACTCCGCCTCCGGGATCGTGCCCGCCCCCCTCACCCCGGAGCAGACCGCCGAGGTGCAGCGGCTCGCGATCGAGGCCTTCGAGGCCGCGTCGTGCGAGGGCCTCGTGCGCGCCGACTTCTTCCTCACCGAGGACGGCGACTTCGTCATCAACGAGATCAACACGATGCCCGGTTTCACGCCGATCTCGATGTACCCGCTGATGTGGGAGAAGACCGGCATCGCGTACCCGGAGCTGGTGGACCGCCTGATCCAGGCCGCCCTGCGCCGCTCCACCGGGCTGCGCTGA